The following coding sequences lie in one Cronobacter universalis NCTC 9529 genomic window:
- a CDS encoding virulence factor BrkB family protein: MLKTVHQKVARRTGPLLAWLKLLWARIDEDNMTTLAGNLAYVSLLSLVPFVAVIFALFAAFPMFSDVSLQLRHFVFANFMPATGDIIQRYIEQFVANSSKMTAVGALGLIVTSLLLMYAIDSALNTIWRSTRKRPKVYSFAVYWMILTLGPLLAGASLVISSYLLSLRWASGFNTMIDEVLRIFPLLLSWLSFWLLYSVVPTTRVPARDALIGSLVAALLFELGKKGFALYITMFPSYQLIYGVLAVIPILFLWVYWTWCIVLLGAEITVTLGDYRKLRQAAREEAESV; this comes from the coding sequence ATGTTAAAAACCGTTCATCAAAAAGTGGCCCGTCGTACCGGGCCGCTGCTCGCCTGGCTTAAGCTGCTCTGGGCGCGGATCGATGAAGATAATATGACGACGCTTGCCGGTAACCTGGCGTATGTGTCGTTGCTTTCGCTCGTGCCGTTTGTGGCGGTGATTTTCGCGCTGTTCGCCGCGTTCCCGATGTTTTCTGACGTCAGCCTTCAGCTACGTCATTTTGTGTTCGCCAACTTTATGCCCGCCACGGGCGACATTATTCAGCGTTATATCGAACAGTTCGTCGCCAATTCCAGCAAGATGACGGCGGTTGGCGCGCTGGGGCTGATTGTCACCTCGCTGCTATTGATGTACGCCATCGACAGCGCGCTAAACACCATCTGGCGCAGCACCCGTAAACGCCCGAAGGTTTATTCCTTTGCGGTTTACTGGATGATCCTGACGCTTGGCCCGCTGCTGGCGGGCGCAAGCCTGGTGATTAGCTCGTATCTGCTGTCGCTGCGCTGGGCGAGCGGCTTTAACACCATGATTGACGAAGTGCTGCGTATTTTCCCGCTGCTGCTGTCATGGCTTTCGTTCTGGCTGCTCTACAGCGTGGTGCCGACGACGCGCGTGCCGGCTCGTGATGCGTTGATTGGGTCGCTGGTGGCCGCGCTGCTCTTTGAACTGGGCAAAAAGGGTTTTGCCCTTTACATCACGATGTTCCCTTCTTATCAGCTGATTTATGGCGTGCTGGCGGTCATCCCTATCCTGTTTCTCTGGGTCTACTGGACCTGGTGTATCGTCTTGCTTGGCGCTGAAATTACTGTCACTCTCGGGGATTATCGCAAATTACGACAGGCCGCCAGAGAAGAAGCTGAATCAGTATGA
- the yihX gene encoding glucose-1-phosphatase, with amino-acid sequence MLYIFDLGNVIVDIDFNRVLGVWSDFSRVPLANLRQSFSMGEPFHQHERGELSDEDFAKALCEEMALPLSFEQFSAGWQAVFVGLRPEVITIMQQLREQGHRVVVLSNTNRLHTTYWPEQYPEVQAAADAIYLSQEMGMRKPEPEIYQKVLEQEGFSARDAVFFDDNEANIDGARKVGITSVLVTDRKTVPSYFSNPAC; translated from the coding sequence ATGCTCTATATCTTTGATTTAGGTAACGTCATTGTAGATATCGACTTTAACCGCGTGCTGGGCGTCTGGAGTGATTTCAGCCGCGTGCCGCTGGCGAATCTGCGGCAGAGTTTCTCCATGGGCGAGCCGTTTCATCAGCACGAGCGCGGCGAGCTGAGCGACGAGGATTTCGCGAAGGCGCTATGCGAAGAGATGGCGTTGCCGCTGAGCTTTGAACAGTTCTCCGCGGGCTGGCAGGCGGTGTTTGTCGGGCTGCGCCCGGAAGTAATTACTATCATGCAGCAGTTGCGCGAGCAGGGGCATCGCGTTGTGGTGCTCTCCAATACTAACCGGCTGCATACGACGTACTGGCCGGAACAGTACCCGGAAGTGCAGGCCGCCGCCGACGCTATCTATCTCTCTCAGGAGATGGGGATGCGCAAGCCGGAGCCGGAAATCTACCAGAAGGTGCTGGAGCAGGAAGGTTTTAGCGCCCGCGACGCCGTGTTCTTCGATGATAACGAAGCCAATATCGACGGCGCGCGCAAGGTGGGCATTACCAGCGTGCTGGTGACTGACCGTAAAACTGTACCCAGCTATTTCTCCAATCCCGCATGTTAA
- a CDS encoding DeoR/GlpR family DNA-binding transcription regulator — protein MSLTGVTGNPRHDQLIGLIAERGYMNIDELAQLLDVSTQTVRRDIRKLSEQGLITRHHGGAGRASSVVNTAFEQREISMTGEKIAIAQAIADYVPDGSTLFITIGTTVEQIARALLNHNHLRIITNSLRVAHILYKNSRFEVMVPGGTLRPHNGGIIGPGASAFVEGFRADYLITSVGAIESDGELLEFDVNEANVVKTMMAHSRHILLAADHTKYHASAAVSIGNLSQATALFTDRQPGSSLNTILKAHQVELVQAQSPSGDDTDR, from the coding sequence ATGAGCCTTACCGGAGTGACGGGCAATCCGCGCCACGATCAGCTGATCGGGCTTATCGCCGAGCGGGGATATATGAATATCGACGAGCTGGCGCAACTGCTGGACGTCTCCACCCAGACGGTGCGGCGCGATATTCGCAAGCTAAGCGAACAGGGACTGATTACCCGGCATCACGGCGGCGCGGGGCGGGCGTCAAGCGTGGTGAATACCGCGTTTGAGCAGCGCGAGATCTCCATGACCGGGGAGAAAATCGCGATAGCCCAGGCGATCGCCGACTATGTGCCGGACGGCTCCACGCTGTTTATCACCATAGGCACCACGGTGGAGCAGATTGCGCGCGCGCTGCTGAACCATAATCATCTGCGCATTATCACCAACAGCCTGCGCGTGGCGCATATTCTCTACAAAAACAGCCGTTTTGAGGTCATGGTGCCCGGCGGCACGCTGCGCCCGCACAACGGCGGCATTATCGGCCCTGGTGCTTCTGCGTTTGTGGAAGGGTTTCGTGCGGATTATCTGATAACGAGCGTCGGGGCTATCGAGAGCGACGGCGAGCTGCTGGAGTTTGACGTGAATGAGGCGAATGTGGTGAAAACCATGATGGCCCACTCGCGGCACATCTTACTGGCGGCCGATCATACGAAATACCACGCCTCGGCGGCGGTCAGTATTGGCAATCTTTCGCAGGCCACGGCGCTCTTTACCGACCGGCAGCCGGGATCATCGCTGAACACGATTTTAAAAGCCCACCAGGTTGAGCTGGTGCAGGCGCAATCGCCGTCTGGCGACGACACCGACCGTTAA
- a CDS encoding sugar kinase encodes MVRIACVGIAVQDRIYTLEALPQEGGKYVAQQYRDVGGGPAATAAVAAARLGAQVDFIGRVGDDATGKQLFAELESLGVNTSLARQITGACSSQSAILVDAAGERVIVNYPSPDLPDDASWLDDIDFGRYDAVLADVRWHEGATRALTLARRAGVMTLLDGDVTPQDIRSLVALSDHAAFSAPGLARLAPGLSPQDALKKTKTLTHGHVYVTLGKEGCLWLENDDTLHRQAGFTVETVDTTGAGDVFHGALAVMLARGESPQEAVRFASAVAALKCTRPGGRAGIPDCDQTRSFLSLFV; translated from the coding sequence ATGGTTCGCATCGCGTGTGTGGGTATCGCCGTACAGGATCGCATTTATACGCTGGAAGCCCTGCCGCAGGAGGGCGGCAAATATGTGGCGCAACAGTATCGCGACGTGGGCGGCGGCCCGGCGGCAACGGCGGCCGTGGCGGCCGCGCGACTGGGCGCGCAGGTGGATTTTATCGGCCGCGTCGGCGATGACGCGACGGGCAAACAACTCTTTGCGGAGCTGGAATCGCTGGGGGTTAATACCTCGCTGGCGCGCCAGATTACGGGCGCGTGCTCGTCGCAGTCGGCCATTCTTGTCGATGCCGCGGGCGAAAGAGTGATTGTTAACTATCCCAGCCCCGATCTGCCTGATGACGCGAGCTGGCTCGATGACATCGACTTTGGCCGCTACGACGCCGTGCTGGCGGATGTGCGCTGGCATGAAGGCGCGACGCGCGCGTTAACGCTGGCGCGTCGGGCCGGGGTGATGACGCTGCTGGATGGCGACGTCACGCCGCAGGATATCCGCTCGCTGGTGGCCTTAAGCGATCACGCCGCGTTCTCCGCGCCGGGGCTGGCGCGCCTGGCGCCGGGGTTGTCGCCGCAGGACGCACTCAAAAAGACAAAAACGCTCACACACGGTCATGTGTATGTCACGCTCGGCAAAGAGGGCTGTCTGTGGCTTGAGAATGACGACACGTTGCATCGCCAGGCCGGGTTTACGGTCGAGACAGTGGATACCACCGGCGCGGGCGACGTTTTTCACGGCGCGCTGGCGGTAATGCTGGCTCGCGGCGAATCGCCGCAGGAGGCGGTGCGTTTCGCCAGCGCCGTCGCCGCGCTGAAATGCACCCGCCCAGGCGGGCGCGCCGGGATCCCCGACTGTGATCAAACCCGCTCTTTTCTGTCTCTTTTTGTATAA
- the yihU gene encoding sulfolactaldehyde 3-reductase has protein sequence MATIGFIGLGQMGAPMAANLLRHGHRLQVCDVNTTAVETLASEGAMACATPQAAAQDAEFVITMLPNGDLVREVLLGDNGVCQSLSREALVIDMSTIHPLQTDRLISDLAARGFSMMDVPVGRTSDHAKSGTLLLLAGGTQEQVTRAEPVLMAMGSELIRAGGPGMGIRVKLINNYMSIALNALSAEAAVLCEALGLSFDVALQVMSGTPAGKGHFTTSWPNKVLKGDLSPAFMIDLAHKDLSIALDVANQLHVPMPLGAASREVYSQARASGRGRQDWSAILEQVRVSAGLTPRQAAL, from the coding sequence ATGGCGACGATTGGATTTATCGGACTGGGACAGATGGGCGCGCCGATGGCGGCAAACCTGCTGCGCCATGGGCACCGGTTGCAGGTGTGCGATGTAAACACCACCGCCGTGGAGACGCTGGCGTCAGAGGGCGCGATGGCGTGCGCCACGCCGCAGGCCGCCGCCCAGGACGCGGAATTCGTGATTACCATGCTGCCGAACGGCGATCTGGTGCGCGAGGTGCTGCTTGGCGATAACGGCGTCTGCCAGTCTCTCTCACGCGAGGCGCTGGTTATCGACATGTCCACCATTCACCCGCTGCAAACCGACAGGCTGATAAGCGATCTCGCCGCGCGCGGCTTTAGCATGATGGATGTGCCGGTAGGCCGTACCTCGGATCATGCGAAATCCGGCACGCTGCTGCTGCTGGCGGGCGGTACACAGGAGCAGGTGACGCGTGCCGAACCGGTGCTGATGGCGATGGGCTCAGAGCTCATCCGCGCAGGCGGGCCGGGGATGGGCATTCGCGTCAAGCTTATCAATAACTACATGAGCATCGCGCTCAACGCGCTCTCCGCCGAAGCCGCTGTGCTGTGCGAAGCGCTGGGCCTTTCATTCGACGTGGCGCTGCAAGTAATGAGCGGCACGCCTGCCGGTAAAGGCCACTTCACCACCTCCTGGCCCAACAAAGTACTCAAAGGCGATCTCTCGCCCGCCTTCATGATTGACCTTGCCCATAAAGATTTAAGCATCGCGCTGGACGTGGCGAATCAGCTGCATGTGCCGATGCCGCTTGGCGCCGCCTCGCGGGAAGTCTACAGCCAGGCGCGCGCCAGCGGGCGCGGTCGTCAGGACTGGTCCGCCATTTTAGAGCAGGTTCGCGTCAGCGCCGGGCTGACGCCGCGCCAGGCCGCGCTTTGA